In a genomic window of Helianthus annuus cultivar XRQ/B chromosome 10, HanXRQr2.0-SUNRISE, whole genome shotgun sequence:
- the LOC118482775 gene encoding uncharacterized protein LOC118482775 translates to MAYNSTHEYLNIVDTLSDDYNIPNNITDSLLGYLKFIYRSELEDRYSAPMLWIGMYIALASLVCILAMMAELVHGFRSRMLWFPSKYFTISSASLTVISVAMKLPVDLTGSMPGYVDQMAKLGSMAFMCTMMANLLLSLGPMDSNELLSNLAAVSVQVITLVVNVCIQMQTGAVSISTHKEDPRIIQLTSPTHISTHPNPVLPFIYVILLVFLLIVYICSSLAILKSKQMMESKYKHGHEVASVDIQPSPGEILTVEKLENHVRNHWMMVESGSCLHFITACFHPTSASGVICLLVTILHTYTMSGTIKAMLAKDYDSDYGWSMLVILIVQSIGVLIGTIVPLSRCFATLEFKTSFLIHFKVFKVERYWTDKFSDWKLQKGVPLLSTFVISKMLVIYICIQLQKGVVVLCKMIALIPLVFGICVFRCLKAVFSSMGEHAVNLERSPYILHFENGMWVDERTMEGFSKSVNPLIQKGAKDQPNHLIKLIREKSTFGFHGVAVFDQTDDYNIPSLPLQVRFHDCWRLPVVTLATIAVSLPEIQKVEVDLLLKGVKEGLLYVTLVEKNLNFIKDHIILQQAAETLWREISITNKWLGNELQKPAFQRSTAGEIVKWFRDNAKHYLEEESWNEDTKHMLICVNSMYRITETILLTYGTNIDDDKELFDRLSSMIADIIAACLTNLPQIIIMKCRYMSARKERQASVKDAAQFLGETTEIIRLLQDHDIPNMNPSDMPFLDKWRAYFMNSR, encoded by the coding sequence ATGGCTTACAACTCAACACATGAGTATCTTAATATTGTGGATACACTCAGCGATGACTACAATATTCCAAACAATATTACAGATTCATTGTTGGGGTACCTAAAGTTTATATACAGATCAGAACTTGAAGATCGTTACAGCGCACCTATGTTATGGATTGGGATGTACATCGCGTTAGCGTCTCTGGTTTGCATCCTTGCCATGATGGCTGAATTAGTACATGGTTTTCGCAGCAGAATGTTATGGTTTCCCTCTAAATATTTCACAATTAGTTCTGCTTCTCTTACGGTAATATCTGTTGCAATGAAGTTACCTGTGGATCTAACTGGTTCCATGCCGGGTTATGTGGACCAAATGGCAAAGCTCGGAAGCATGGCCTTTATGTGTACCATGATGGCTAATCTACTGCTTTCTTTAGGACCCATGGACAGCAATGAACTTTTATCAAACCTTGCAGCTGTGTCTGTTCAAGTCATCACCTTGGTTGTGAATGTTTGCATTCAAATGCAAACGGGAGCTGTATCCATATCAACCCATAAAGAAGATCCCCGTATCATACAACTTACTTCACCTACACATATAAGTACCCATCCTAATCCTGTATTACcctttatttatgtgattttgttAGTTTTCTTGTTGATAGTATACATATGTTCATCTTTGGCGATTCTAAAATCCAAACAAATGATGGAATCCAAATACAAACACGGTCATGAGGTAGCTTCAGTAGACATTCAACCATCACCAGGAGAAATATTAACAGTTGAGAAGCTAGAAAACCATGTGAGAAACCATTGGATGATGGTAGAAAGTGGCAGCTGCCTCCATTTCATAACAGCTTGCTTTCATCCAACATCTGCTTCTGGGGTAATATGTCTATTAGTCACCATCTTACACACTTACACTATGTCCGGGACTATTAAAGCCATGTTGGCTAAGGACTATGATTCGGATTATGGTTGGTCCATGCTAGTAATTCTGATAGTACAATCTATCGGAGTCCTGATTGGTACAATTGTACCACTTTCTAGATGTTTTGCAACCTTAGAATTTAAAACGTCCTTTTTAATCCACTTTAAGGTCTTTAAAGTAGAACGCTACTGGACTGATAAGTTTAGTGATTGGAAACTTCAGAAGGGAGTTCCATTGTTATCTACATTTGTGATTTCCAAAATGCTAGTTATCTACATTTGTATACAACTTCAGAAGGGAGTTGTGGTGTTGTGCAAGATGATAGCCTTGATCCCGTTAGTGTTTGGGATATGTGTCTTTCGTTGTTTGAAGGCCGTATTTAGTTCAATGGGAGAACATGCTGTGAACTTGGAACGTAGCCCATATATTTTGCATTTTGAAAATGGGATGTGGGTTGATGAGAGAACAATGGAAGGCTTTTCAAAATCAGTGAACCCATTGATACAAAAGGGTGCAAAAGACCAACCCAATCATCTAATAAAGCTCATTCGAGAAAAATCTACTTTTGGTTTTCATGGAGTTGCAGTATTTGACCAGACTGATGACTATAATATTCCATCTTTGCCATTACAAGTAAGATTTCATGATTGTTGGAGATTACCTGTTGTAACCCTTGCAACGATTGCAGTTTCTCTTCCTGAAATCCAAAAGGTGGAAGTTGATCTGTTGTTGAAAGGTGTTAAGGAAGGTCTATTATATGTTACATTGGTGGAAAAGAACCTCAATTTTATTAAAGATCACATAATTCTTCAACAAGCAGCTGAAACTTTGTGGCGAGAAATTAGTATCACCAATAAATGGTTAGGAAACGAGTTGCAAAAGCCTGCTTTTCAAAGGTCTACAGCTGGAGAGATTGTTAAATGGTTCAGGGATAACGCTAAACATTACTTGGAGGAGGAAAGCTGGAATGAGGATACAAAGCACATGCTTATTTGTGTCAATTCGATGTACCGTATAACCGAAACAATTCTGCTTACCTACGGCACCAACATTGATGATGACAAGGAACTATTTGATAGGTTATCATCAATGATCGCCGACATAATCGCAGCTTGTCTCACCAACTTACCACAAATCATAATAATGAAATGTCGCTACATGTCTGCGAGAAAGGAAAGGCAGGCCAGTGTTAAAGATGCAGCCCAGTTTCTAGGTGAGACTACAGAAATAATCAGACTCCTTCAAGATCATGATATTCCAAACATGAATCCAAGTGACATGCCATTTCTCGACAAATGGCGTGCTTATTTCATGAATTCCAGATAA